Genomic window (Achromobacter sp. B7):
ACAACAAAAAGGACGGGCAACGCCCGTCCGGCAACAACAAAAAAAGGACGGGCCCCTGGCCCGTCCTTCTTGTCATACGGCGGCGGCATTGCCGCCCCCGGGCTTACTTCAGCCAGACGCGCGCATTGCGGAAGATGCGCATCCACGGGCTGTACGTGCCACCCTGGTCGGCGATGCCCCATTTCTCGGGCGCCCACGACATCATGACGTTGCGGGTCACGCGTTCCGGGTGCGGCATCATCACCGTGAAGCGGCCATCGGCGGTGGTGACGGAAGTCAGGCCGCCCGGGCTGCCGTTCGGGTTGAACGGGTAGGCTTCGGTGGCCAGTCCACGGTTGTCGATGTAGCGCGCGGCGGTCAGCACGCGGCCGGCATCGCCCTGCTGGGAAAAGTCGGCAAAGCCTTCGCCGTGCGCAACCGCGACCGGGATGCGGGCGCCTTCCATGCCGGCAAAGAAGATGGACGGCGACTTGGCCAGTTCCACCATCGACAGGCGTGCTTCGTACTTTTCCGACTGGTTGCGCGTGAAGCGCGGCCAGTGCTCGGCGCCCGGAATCATCGGAGCCAACGCCGCCATCATCTGGCAGCCGTTGCACACGCCCAGCGCAAACGTATCCGGACGCGCGAAGTACGCGGCGAACTGATCCGACAACTGGCTGTTGAAGCGGATGGTGCGCGCCCAGCCTTCGCCGGCGCCCAGCACGTCGCCGTAGCTGAAACCGCCCACGGCCACCAGGCCCTGCATCTGCGCCAGGTCCACGCGACCGGCCAAGAGGTCGGTCATGTGGACGTCGATGGCTTCGAAGCCCGAGGTGTCGAACGCCCAGGCCATTTCCACCTGGCTGTTGCAACCCTGCTCGCGCAGGATGGCCACGCGCGGACGCTTGCCGGTGTTGATGAACGGCGCGGCAATGTCTTCTTGCGGGTCGAACGACACGTTCGGGCTCATGCCCGGGTCGGTCGTATCGTTCCAGACGTCCAGTTCGGCTTGCGCGCAAGCCGGGTTGTCGCGGCGGGCCATGATGCGGTAGGACACTTCGCTCCAGGCGCGGCCGAGTTCAGCGCGCGGCTGGCCCCAGACCTTCTTGCCGTCGCGGTAGAACTCGACTTCGTCGGCGCCGTTCAGGCCGCCAATGACGTGCGAGTGAGCCGACAGGCCCGCGCCGCGCAGCACTTGCATGACCGCGTCGCGTTGCGCGGCGGGCACCTGGATGACGGCGCCGGCTTCTTCCGAGAACAGCGCCTTGAGCGTCAGTTCTTCGCGCTGCACCTTCACCTGGTCCGGGCGGATCTTGTAGTCGCCCCAGTCCGCCGATTGCGGATCGAACGTCAGCATGTCCAGGTTCACGGAAATACCGGTGCGGCCGGCGAAGGCCATTTCGGTCAACGTGGCGAACAGGCCGCCGTCGGAACGGTCGTGGTAGGCCAGGATGGTGCCGGCTTCGGCCAGCGTGCGGATGGTGATGAAGAACGCGCGCAGGTCTTGCGGCGCGTCGATGTCCGGCACGGTTTCGCCGATCTGGTTGTACGTCTGCGCCAGGATCGAGCCCCCCATGCGGTGACGGCCACGGCCCAGGTCGATCAGGATCAGCACGCTGTCGCCGGCATCGGTACGCAGTTGCGGGGTCAGGCTGGCGCGCACGTCGGCCACCGGCGCAAACGCCGTCACCACCAACGACACCGGCGCGACCACCTGGCGCTGCTCGCCGTCCTGTTCCCAGGACGTTTTCATGGACAGCGAATCCTTGCCCACGGGGATGGACAGGCCGGTGGCCTGGCACAGTTCGCTGACGGCGGACACGGTGTCATACAGCGCGGCGTCCTGGCCATCGACGCCGCAAGCGGCCATCCAGTTGGCGGACAGCTTGATGTCTTCCAGGCGCGCCACGTCGGCGGCAGCCAGGTTGGTCAACGCTTCGGCCACGGCCATGCGGCCGGACGCCGGGGCGTCGAGCATGGCGATGGGGGTACGTTCACCCATCGACATGGCTTCGCCACGGAAACCTTCGTAGTCGGCCAGCGTCACGGCGCAGTCCGCCACCGGCACTTGCCACGGGCCGACCATCTGGTCGCGGCTGGACAGCCCGCCCACGGTACGGTCACCGATGGTGATCAGGAAGGACTTGTTGGCAACGGTGGGGTGACGCAGCACGCGGTAGGCGGCTTCGGTCAGGTCGATGCCTGCCAGATCCAGCGGCGCGGACACGCCCGGCAGGCGGCGCACGTCGCGCGTCATGCGCGGCGGCTTGCCCAGGATGACGTCGATCGGCACGTCCACGGGGCGCACTTCGGCCTCGCCTTGCGGGCGGATCGTGTCCAGGCCGGGCAGGCCCTCGCCGTCCACCACGCGCAGCTGGCGTTCTTCAGTGGCCACGCCCACCACCGCATACGGGCAACGTTCGCGGCGGGCGATGGCGTCAAAGCGTTCCAGGTCTTTCGGCAGAATCGACAGGACATAGCGTTCCTGCGATTCGTTGCTCCAGACTTCAGCGGGCGACAAGCCCGACTCTTCCAGCGGCACGCGCTTCAAGTCGAAGATGGCGCCACGGCCGGCGTCGTTGACCAATTCCGGGAAGGCATTGGACAAGCCGCCCGCGCCCACGTCGTGGATGGCGATGATGGGGTTGTTCTCGGCCTGCTGCCAGCAGCGGTCGATGACTTCTTGCGCGCGGCGTTCGATTTCCGGGTTGCCGCGCTGGACGGAATCAAAGTCCAGTTCGGCGGAGTTGCTGCCCATGCTGATGCTGGAGGCGGCGCCGCCGCCCATGCCGATACGGAAGCCCGGGCCGCCCAGCTGGATCAGCAGCGCGCCGGGGGGAATCACGTCTTTGTGGGTCAGGCCGGCGTCGATGCTGCCCAGGCCGCCCGCGATCATGATGGGCTTGTGATAGCCCCAGCGCGTGCCGCCTGCCGTCTGCTCGAACGAGCGGAAGTAGCCCAAGAGGTTGGGACGGCCGAATTCGTTGTTGAACGCCGCGCCGCCGATGGGGCCGTCGATCATGATGGACAGCGGCGAGGCGATGCGCTCGGGCAGGCCGTGGTGGTCGGCTTCCCAGGGTTGCAGCGCGTCGTCGAAACGCAGGTGCGACACGGTAAAACCGGTCAGGCCGGCCTTGGGCTTGGAGCCCCTACCGGTGGCGCCTTCGTCGCGGATTTCGCCGCCCGCGCCGGTGGATGCGCCCGGGAACGGGGCAATCGCGGTCGGGTGGTTGTGCGTTTCCACCTTCATCAAGGTGTGCACGGTGGTGTCGCGGCGGATGTACCTAGCGCCGTCAGCGCCCTGCCCCGTGACGCCGGGCACGCCGGCCTGGAAGCGCTGCGCGGGGCCGCCTTCCATGATGGCGGCGTTGTCCGAATACGCCACGACCGTGCCTTCCGGCTGCGCCTTGTGCGTGGCGCGAATCATGCCGAACAGCGTGTTCGGTTGCGATTGGCCGTCGATGACCCATTCGGCGTTGAAGATCTTGTGGCGGCAGTGTTCGCTGTTGGCCTGCGCGAACATCATCAGTTCCACGTCGGTGGGGTCGCGCCCCAGGTCGGTGAAGGACTTGGCCAGATATTCGATTTCGTCTTCTGACAGGGCCAGGCCCAAGGACACGTTGGCTTCGGCCAGCGCCTTGACGCCATCTGCCTGCACGCCGACCGTGCGCATCGGCTTGCCGGCCAGCGTCTGGAACAGCGCCTGGCCGTCGAAGTTGGCGTCGACCACGGTTTCGGTCATGCGGTCGTGCAGGCAGTCGGCCGCGCGCGCCAGCATGGCGTCGTCAAACGACTTGGTGCCAAGCAGGCCACGTTCGGGGGTGATGACATAGCGCACGCCGCGCTCGATGCGGTGCACCGACGACAGGCCGCAATTGTGGGCGATGTCGGTGGCCTTGCTGGCCCACGGGGAAATGGTGCCCAGGCGCGGAATGACCAGCAGCGACAGGCTCTTGGCCGGGGCGTCGGCTGTGCTGGGAGTGCCGTAATCCAGCAGTTGGGTCAGGTGTTGCTGCTGTTCGGCCGTCAAGGCGGCGTCGGTGCTGACGAAGTGCTCGTAGCGAGCGGAGATGTCGGCCACCGGCAGGCCGGCTTCCTTCAATTGCGCCAACAGGCGATCGCGACGAAAGGAGGACAGGACGGAGGAACCAGGCAGATGCTGAACTAGGGACACGATGCGGGCGCCGTATAAGGATGGGTGCAAAAAGTGATTTTACCTGTTTAGGGGGTTTTCCCGGAGCTGTTGTTCAAGAAGCTTGCCAAGCGGCCATTTCGGCCGATGTTACAAAAGAATTCCAACGCCGCCGCACAAAAATGGTGCACGGCAATATCGCGGTAAAGCCTTGGTGTCATCGCGCCCTGTCGCTGGCGACAGGCGCCGCGCGGCCCGGAAGGCACGGCCGACTCTGACGCAACGCAGCATGTTGTTGCCGCCCCGCACCACGGGAAAACACGAAGACCGGCGCCTGCGGGCCGACGGTAGGATGCAGCGACCCCATGACTAGAACGCGCCAAGCGCCCTGCCGTCGCCGCACCCATGTCCCGCCCTGAAGCCCCCGCCGAACCCGTCGAACCGATCATCCCCGTTGAATCCGAACCCGCCGTCAAGGTGCCGCTTGCCATCGAAGACTGGCTGGCCGTCATCCTGCTGGCCACGCTGGCGCTGATCACCTTCGCCAACGTACTGGTGCGCTACTTCACCGACCAGTCATTCGCCTGGACCGAAGAAATCTCGGTGTTCCTGTTGATCGTGCTGACCATGGCGGGCGGCAGCGTGGCGTTCGTGCGCAACCACCACATCCGCATCGAAATCCTGGCGGACAGCGGCTCGCCCCGCCGCCAGCGCATCCTGGCCTTGATCTCCAACGGCTGCGTGCTGGCCTTTTTCGTGCTGCTGACCGTGCTGTCGGTCAAGCTGGTGTCCGACGAATTCATCTACGAAGAAACGTCGCCGGCCATTGGCGTGCCTACCTGGTGGTATTCGATCTGGCTGCCCGTGATGGCCGCGGCGATCTCGCTGCGCACGCTGGGCACCATCCGCCGCATCGCCCGGGGCGCCGACACGAAATGATCGCCACCCTGCTCTTCGTTGTCTTCATCGTGCTGATGCTGATCGGCGTGCCCGTGGGCGTGGCGCTGGGCATCGGCGGCACCGTCGCCATCGTGCTGTCCAACCTGGACACGCCCTGGTATGGCCTGCTGACCGTGCCGCAGAACTTCTACGCAGGGCTGGCCAAGTACCCGCTGCTGGCCATCCCCATGTTCGTGCTTGTCGGGTCCATCTTTGACCGTTCGGGCGTGGCCAAGCGGCTGGTGGACTTTGCGATTGCCATCGTGGGCCGGGGCCCGGGCATGCTGCCGCTGGTGTCGATTGCAGTGGCCATGTTCCTGGGCGGCATTTCGGGTTCGGGCCCGGCATGCGCGGCGGCGGTGGGCGCGGTGATGATTGCCGCCATGTCGCGCGCCGGCTACCCGGGTTCGTTCTCGGCGGCCGTCGTTGCAGCCGGCGCCGCCACCGACATCCTGATTCCGCCGTCCGTCGCCTTCATCATCTATTCCGTGCTGGTGCCCGGCGCGTCGGTGCCGGCGCTGTTCGCAGCGGGCATGATCCCCGGCATCCTGGCCGGTTTCGCGCTGATCATTCCGGCCGTCTGGCTGTCGCGCAAATACAAGATGGGCGCGCTGGAGGCGCACTTGCCGCGCCCGCCCTTCTGGGCAAGCCTGCGCGAAGCGTCATGGGGCCTGGCCGCGCCGGTGCTGATTTTGGGCGGCATGCGCCTGGGCTGGTTCACGCCCACCGAGGCGGCGGTCGTGGCGGTGTTCTACGGCTTGTTCGTGGGCGGCTTCATCCACCGCACCATCAAGCTGCGCGACCTGTACACCATCTTGCGCGAGGCGGCCGAACTGTCCGCCGTGATCATGCTGGTGGTGACGCTGGCGGGCATCTTCGCGTGGGCCTTGTCCACGCTTAGCGTGATTGACCCGATCACCAACGCCATCGTCAATTCCGGCCTGGGCGAATGGGGCGTGCTGTCGCTGCTGATTCTGCTGCTGATGACGGTGGGCATGTTCCTGGACGGCATTTCGATCTTCCTGATCTTCGTGCCGTTGCTGATGCCCATTGCCAATGCCTACGGCTGGGACCCGGTGTGGTTCGGCGTGATCCTGACCTTGAAGGTGGCGCTGGGCCAGTTCACCCCCCCGCTTGCCGTGAACCTGATGGTGTCGTGCCGCATTGCGCGCGTGCCGATGGAATCCACGGTGCGCTGGGTGGTGTGGCTATTGGGCGCCATGTTCCTGGTGCTGGTGGCGGTGCTGGTGTTTCCGCAGCTGGCGCTGTGGTTGCCGAAAAAGCTGGGCTATTGAAAGAGCAGGTTGCAGCACAACCATCAACGACCGACAACAAACAACCGACAACAACAACAGACACACTCAGAGAGAGGAGACACCCCATGAAATTCCGCAACCTGATCGGCGCCGCGCTGTGCGCCGCCGCCGTGGTCGGCATGACGCCGGCGCACGCGCAGAACTACAAACCCGAATACAAGCTGTCCATCGTGGTGGGCACGACCTTCCCGTGGGGCCAGGGCGCCGAGATCTGGTCCAAGCTGGTGCGCGAACGCACCGATGGCCGCATCAACATCAAGGTGTACCCGGGCACGTCGCTGGTGCAGGGCGACCAGACGCGCGAATTCACCGCCATCCGCCAGGGCGTGATCGACATGGCCGTGGGGTCCACCATCAACTGGTCGCCGCAGGTCAAGCAGCTGAACCTGTTCTCGCTGCCCTTCCTGATGCCCGACTACGCCGCCATCGACGCGCTGGTGCAAGGCGACGTGGGCCGCGAAATGTTCAAGCTGATTGAAAAGGCTGGCGTCGTGCCGCTGGCATGGGGCGAAAACGGCTATCGCCAGCTCAGCAATTCCAAGCGCGACATCAAAAAGCCCGAAGACATGAAGGGCATGAAGCTGCGCGTGGTGGGATCGCCCCTGTACATCGACACGTTCACCGCGCTGGGCGCCAACCCCACGCAGATGAGCTGGGCCGATGCGCAACCGGCGCTGGCCAGCGGCGCAGTCGACGGGCAGGAAAATCCGCTGTCGATCTACACGGGTTCCAAGCTGTATACGGTGGGCCAAAAACACCTGACGCTGTGGAACTACGTGGCGGATCCGCTGATTTTCGTGGTGAACCGCGAAGTGTGGAATTCGTGGTCGGAAAAGGATCGCGACATCGTGCGCCAGGCCGCGCTGGATGCCGGCAAGCAGCAGATCGTGATTGCGCGCAAGGGCGTCACGCCCGAAGACCCGTCGCTGCTGAAGGAAATTGAAGGCCACGGCGTGACCGTGACGTCCTTGTCCAAGGCCGAACACGACGCCTTCGCCAAGGTCACGCAACCCGTGTATGACAAGTGGAAGAAGCAGATCGGCGAAGACCTGGTCAACATGGCCGAAAAGTCCATCGCCGCGCGCAAGAAGTAAGGCCGGCTCGTTGAACGTCAACGCCAACGCCAACGCCAACGCCGACACCGACACCTACGCATCGATTTAAGCAGCAAGCCCCAGGGGAACGACGGCGCAAGCCGCCAAACCGAGGCAGGGACGTCAGAGCCCTCCCAACCAAACAGGCGCCAGTCAAAAGCTGGCGCCTGTTTCCTTTTTGGGTGGCGGGCAATGTTCCGGTTTGCGCGCGGACACTGTTGCGCTTTTGCCCTTCTGCCCTTTTTCCCGCTTTTGCCCTTTTGCCCCTGTTGCCGCTTTTGCCTTTTTCCCCGTCGCGCCTACGGGTAGCGCACTTCCAGAATATCCAGCTCTTCGATGCCACCCGGCGTGCGCAACACCACCGTGTCCCCTTCCCTGGCCTTGATCAGCGCGCGCGCCACCGGAGAAATCCAGCTGATCTTGCCGGCCAGCGGCTCGGCCTCGTCCACGCCCACAATGGTGACGGTGTGGTCTTCGCCGGCCTTGTCGCTATACAGCACCGTGGCGCCGAAAAAGACCTGGTCGCGGTTGGGCTGCAAGGCCGGGTCCACCACTTCGGCGATGTCCAGCCGCTTGGTCAAAAAGCGCATGCGGCGGTCGATTTCCCGCAGGCGTTTCTTGCCGTAGAGGTAGTCGCCGTTTTCCGAGCGGTCGCCGTTGGACGCCGCCCACGACACCACTTGCACCACCGACGGACGCTCGACGTTCATCAGATGCGTCAGTTCGGCGCGCAGGCGTTCGTAGCCCTCGGGGGTCATGTAGTTCTTGGTGCCCACGGGCAAAGCCTGGGCTTGCGGCAGGTCGTCGTCGTCCTCGTTGTCGGACTCTTTAACAAAGGCTTTATTCATGGCGATGCTCAAGCACTGGCGCCGTGACGGCGCAATCACATTAGTCTGGGCTGGCAGGCGGGGCGGCGCGGGCCGCCCGCGTCAGAACCAATCGTGCCAGACCGGCTTCAGGTCGGACGGCAGCGACGGCAGGCGGCCAAGGTCGATCCGGCTTTCCTTGGGGCTGTGAAAGTCAGACCCGCGCGATGCCAGGAAGCCGTAGCGGCGCGCGACCTCGGCATACTGGCGCGCTTCTTCGACGGTGTGGCTGCCGGTGGTGACTTCGATGCCCTCGCCGCCCAATTGCAGGAATTCGTCGAACAGCGCGGCGAATTGCAGCGGCGTGTACTTATAGCGGCCCGGGTGCGCGATGACCGCCCGTCCGCCCGCGCCGCGGATCCAGCCCACGGCTTCGGCCAGCGTGGCCCATTGCATGGGCACATGGCCGGGGCGGTCGTCGCCCAGGTGCTTGGTGAATACGGTTTGCACGTCGGGGCAGTAGCCCGCTTCGACCAGGTAGCGCGCAAAGTGCGTGCGGCTGATCAGTTCGGGGTTGCCGGCAAACGGCAGCGCGCCTTCGTAGGCGCCCGGCATGCCCATGTCGGCCAGCCGGTCGCCGATGCGCTTGGCGCGTTCGGCGCGGCCCGAGCGGGTCTGGCGCAGGCCGGCCACCAAGTCGGCGTTGTTCGGGTCGAACTGCAAGCCCACAATGTGCACCGTCAAGCCCGCCCACGTGACCGAAATTTCAACACCGGTGGAAAACCGCATGCCCAGGTCCTGGGCCGCGCTGGCCGCTTCGGCCAGCCCGCCTACCTCGTCGTGATCCGTCAATGCCCAGACGTCGACGCCGTTGGCGTGCGCGCGCTGCGCCACGTCGCGAGGCGCCAGCGCGCCGTCGGACACAGTGGAATGGCAATGCAGATCGATGTTCAGGGTGGGCGATGTCATCGGGCTATTGTAGAGAAGGCCCGACGCGCTGAATAGCGCCATGCCGTCCCCGTAATCGCACGGCGGACATTCAAGCCAACAGGAACGCCGCCACGGGTTCCACCTGGCTATCGGCGATCAGGGTGGGCGCGTGCCCCACGCCCGGCACTTCCAGCGCCTGCGCGCGCGGATTGCGTTTCAGCATTTCGTCAACCGTGGCGCGGGTCAGCAGATCGGACTTTTCGCCCCGCACGATCAGGATCGGGCACGGCGTGGCGTCATACGAGCGCCACAGGATCTGTTCGCCGGCGGCCAGTTCGTCCGGCGTTTGCGCGGCCAATGCCTGGGCCAGCGCCAGGTCGTAATGCTTGACCCATTTGCCACCGAACTCCGGGTAAAGGAACCGGGCCAGCTCGGTCCATTGCGCGTCGGTGTGCGGGCCGAAGGTTTCGGAATTGGCGCGCATCGTAGCCACCGCCTCTTCAAACGTGGCGAATTCGCCCGGCTGACCGACGTATTGGCCGATGCGCGACAAGGCGCCCGTTTCCAGGCGCGGGCCCACGTCGTTCAATACCAGCTTGTCCAGCTGGATGCCCTGACCGGGCGGCAGCATGCCCGCGTGGGGCCGCATCGCCTGCATGGCGCCGGCGAATACCGCGGCGCCCGACAGCGCCAGCCCGATCAAGCCGCCCATCGACGTGCCCACCCAGGCCAGCCGGGCCGGGGCCAGCCGCGCAAGCAGCGTGACCATGTCGGACACGTACTGCGGCACGGTGTAGAACGCGGGGTTGGCCAGCCAGTCCGACCGGCCACGGCCCACCACGTCGGGGCACACGACGCGGTAGCGCGACGCCAGGCGGCGGGCCAGCACGTCGAAATCCCGGCCGCTACGCGTCAGGCCGTGCACGCAGAGCAGCACCTGGTCATTGGCCGGGTCGCCCCATTCCCAATACGCCATCCGGTGCAAGCCCGCCGGGCTGGCGCAGGTGACGAATTCCAAACGGGGTTGCAGGCTGGCGTCCACCATGTAAAGGCTCCACGTATCGAACGGATCGGCGCGCGCCGAAACGGCGGTTCACCAAGGCGGACTAGTGTAATCGCGCCAGCCGGACAAACGCACGACAGTTGCGCGGCCGCCCACTCTGAATTCGCCCGCGTGCCGCAGGCTGGACACTGCGCCCGCGCCTCGCTACGATCACCCCATTCTCACTGGCGCCCCCGGTTTGCACGGCAGGTAAATTGCCGTTGGCTATCAAGCCGATCCATTCATTAAATTGGAATCGGCCGTTCGTTGGGGCCAGAGTTATGAGCTTCAGGCATTGCCAGATCAGTCATCCCAAAATTGATATGGAGTCCGTATGCAGCAAAGCAGTCCTGTCTCTCCGCTGACCGCCGACCATTCTTCACCCGACGTCAGCCCCCCGCCCCCCGAACCGCCAAAAGTGCTTCAAGACGTGTTGTCTCGCGCCGACGTGCAGATCAACGGCACGCGCCCGTGGGACATCCAGGTACATGACAAACATATGTACGAACGCGTCTTCGCCAGCTGGTCGCTGGGGCTGGGCGAATCCTATATGGACGGCGAATGGGACTGCGAACGGCTCGACGAGCTGTTCACCCGACTGCTGCGCGCCGACATGGGCTCGGCCGCGCTAGGGGTCGCGCGCATCAAGCTGATTGCCGAACACCTGCGGCACAAGCTGTTCAACCTGCAATCGAAGCATCGCGCCTTTGAAGTGGGCGAACAGCATTACGACGCCGGCAACGACGTGTTCGAAGCCATGCTGGACAGTCGCATGATCTATTCCTGCGCCTACTGGGAAAACGCCCAGACGCTGGAAGAAGCGCAGTTGGCCAAGCTGGACATGATCTGCCGCAAGCTGCAACTCAAGCCCGGTGAAACGCTGCTGGATATCGGCTGCGGCTGGGGCGGGCTGGCCAAGTTCGCGGCTGAAAACTACGGCGTGTCGGTCACCGGCGTGACGGTATCGAAAGAGCAGTTGGC
Coding sequences:
- a CDS encoding TRAP transporter small permease, which codes for MSRPEAPAEPVEPIIPVESEPAVKVPLAIEDWLAVILLATLALITFANVLVRYFTDQSFAWTEEISVFLLIVLTMAGGSVAFVRNHHIRIEILADSGSPRRQRILALISNGCVLAFFVLLTVLSVKLVSDEFIYEETSPAIGVPTWWYSIWLPVMAAAISLRTLGTIRRIARGADTK
- the greB gene encoding transcription elongation factor GreB, producing MNKAFVKESDNEDDDDLPQAQALPVGTKNYMTPEGYERLRAELTHLMNVERPSVVQVVSWAASNGDRSENGDYLYGKKRLREIDRRMRFLTKRLDIAEVVDPALQPNRDQVFFGATVLYSDKAGEDHTVTIVGVDEAEPLAGKISWISPVARALIKAREGDTVVLRTPGGIEELDILEVRYP
- the purL gene encoding phosphoribosylformylglycinamidine synthase, which encodes MSLVQHLPGSSVLSSFRRDRLLAQLKEAGLPVADISARYEHFVSTDAALTAEQQQHLTQLLDYGTPSTADAPAKSLSLLVIPRLGTISPWASKATDIAHNCGLSSVHRIERGVRYVITPERGLLGTKSFDDAMLARAADCLHDRMTETVVDANFDGQALFQTLAGKPMRTVGVQADGVKALAEANVSLGLALSEDEIEYLAKSFTDLGRDPTDVELMMFAQANSEHCRHKIFNAEWVIDGQSQPNTLFGMIRATHKAQPEGTVVAYSDNAAIMEGGPAQRFQAGVPGVTGQGADGARYIRRDTTVHTLMKVETHNHPTAIAPFPGASTGAGGEIRDEGATGRGSKPKAGLTGFTVSHLRFDDALQPWEADHHGLPERIASPLSIMIDGPIGGAAFNNEFGRPNLLGYFRSFEQTAGGTRWGYHKPIMIAGGLGSIDAGLTHKDVIPPGALLIQLGGPGFRIGMGGGAASSISMGSNSAELDFDSVQRGNPEIERRAQEVIDRCWQQAENNPIIAIHDVGAGGLSNAFPELVNDAGRGAIFDLKRVPLEESGLSPAEVWSNESQERYVLSILPKDLERFDAIARRERCPYAVVGVATEERQLRVVDGEGLPGLDTIRPQGEAEVRPVDVPIDVILGKPPRMTRDVRRLPGVSAPLDLAGIDLTEAAYRVLRHPTVANKSFLITIGDRTVGGLSSRDQMVGPWQVPVADCAVTLADYEGFRGEAMSMGERTPIAMLDAPASGRMAVAEALTNLAAADVARLEDIKLSANWMAACGVDGQDAALYDTVSAVSELCQATGLSIPVGKDSLSMKTSWEQDGEQRQVVAPVSLVVTAFAPVADVRASLTPQLRTDAGDSVLILIDLGRGRHRMGGSILAQTYNQIGETVPDIDAPQDLRAFFITIRTLAEAGTILAYHDRSDGGLFATLTEMAFAGRTGISVNLDMLTFDPQSADWGDYKIRPDQVKVQREELTLKALFSEEAGAVIQVPAAQRDAVMQVLRGAGLSAHSHVIGGLNGADEVEFYRDGKKVWGQPRAELGRAWSEVSYRIMARRDNPACAQAELDVWNDTTDPGMSPNVSFDPQEDIAAPFINTGKRPRVAILREQGCNSQVEMAWAFDTSGFEAIDVHMTDLLAGRVDLAQMQGLVAVGGFSYGDVLGAGEGWARTIRFNSQLSDQFAAYFARPDTFALGVCNGCQMMAALAPMIPGAEHWPRFTRNQSEKYEARLSMVELAKSPSIFFAGMEGARIPVAVAHGEGFADFSQQGDAGRVLTAARYIDNRGLATEAYPFNPNGSPGGLTSVTTADGRFTVMMPHPERVTRNVMMSWAPEKWGIADQGGTYSPWMRIFRNARVWLK
- a CDS encoding alpha/beta fold hydrolase, with the translated sequence MVDASLQPRLEFVTCASPAGLHRMAYWEWGDPANDQVLLCVHGLTRSGRDFDVLARRLASRYRVVCPDVVGRGRSDWLANPAFYTVPQYVSDMVTLLARLAPARLAWVGTSMGGLIGLALSGAAVFAGAMQAMRPHAGMLPPGQGIQLDKLVLNDVGPRLETGALSRIGQYVGQPGEFATFEEAVATMRANSETFGPHTDAQWTELARFLYPEFGGKWVKHYDLALAQALAAQTPDELAAGEQILWRSYDATPCPILIVRGEKSDLLTRATVDEMLKRNPRAQALEVPGVGHAPTLIADSQVEPVAAFLLA
- a CDS encoding 3',5'-nucleoside bisphosphate phosphatase, which gives rise to MTSPTLNIDLHCHSTVSDGALAPRDVAQRAHANGVDVWALTDHDEVGGLAEAASAAQDLGMRFSTGVEISVTWAGLTVHIVGLQFDPNNADLVAGLRQTRSGRAERAKRIGDRLADMGMPGAYEGALPFAGNPELISRTHFARYLVEAGYCPDVQTVFTKHLGDDRPGHVPMQWATLAEAVGWIRGAGGRAVIAHPGRYKYTPLQFAALFDEFLQLGGEGIEVTTGSHTVEEARQYAEVARRYGFLASRGSDFHSPKESRIDLGRLPSLPSDLKPVWHDWF
- a CDS encoding TRAP transporter large permease — protein: MIATLLFVVFIVLMLIGVPVGVALGIGGTVAIVLSNLDTPWYGLLTVPQNFYAGLAKYPLLAIPMFVLVGSIFDRSGVAKRLVDFAIAIVGRGPGMLPLVSIAVAMFLGGISGSGPACAAAVGAVMIAAMSRAGYPGSFSAAVVAAGAATDILIPPSVAFIIYSVLVPGASVPALFAAGMIPGILAGFALIIPAVWLSRKYKMGALEAHLPRPPFWASLREASWGLAAPVLILGGMRLGWFTPTEAAVVAVFYGLFVGGFIHRTIKLRDLYTILREAAELSAVIMLVVTLAGIFAWALSTLSVIDPITNAIVNSGLGEWGVLSLLILLLMTVGMFLDGISIFLIFVPLLMPIANAYGWDPVWFGVILTLKVALGQFTPPLAVNLMVSCRIARVPMESTVRWVVWLLGAMFLVLVAVLVFPQLALWLPKKLGY
- a CDS encoding DctP family TRAP transporter solute-binding subunit gives rise to the protein MKFRNLIGAALCAAAVVGMTPAHAQNYKPEYKLSIVVGTTFPWGQGAEIWSKLVRERTDGRINIKVYPGTSLVQGDQTREFTAIRQGVIDMAVGSTINWSPQVKQLNLFSLPFLMPDYAAIDALVQGDVGREMFKLIEKAGVVPLAWGENGYRQLSNSKRDIKKPEDMKGMKLRVVGSPLYIDTFTALGANPTQMSWADAQPALASGAVDGQENPLSIYTGSKLYTVGQKHLTLWNYVADPLIFVVNREVWNSWSEKDRDIVRQAALDAGKQQIVIARKGVTPEDPSLLKEIEGHGVTVTSLSKAEHDAFAKVTQPVYDKWKKQIGEDLVNMAEKSIAARKK
- the cfa gene encoding cyclopropane fatty acyl phospholipid synthase encodes the protein MQQSSPVSPLTADHSSPDVSPPPPEPPKVLQDVLSRADVQINGTRPWDIQVHDKHMYERVFASWSLGLGESYMDGEWDCERLDELFTRLLRADMGSAALGVARIKLIAEHLRHKLFNLQSKHRAFEVGEQHYDAGNDVFEAMLDSRMIYSCAYWENAQTLEEAQLAKLDMICRKLQLKPGETLLDIGCGWGGLAKFAAENYGVSVTGVTVSKEQLALAQDRVKGLPVQLLLQDYRDLQGNFDKVVSVGMFEHVGPKNYDTYFSNVQRLMSPDGIFLLHTIGIAATSQSTDPWIDRYVFPNGKLPSAREIAGAVEHRFIIEDWHNFGADYDRTLMAWWDRFERAWPSLQARYGTRFYRMWKYYLMCCAGFFRSREGQLWQVILTHPQRQDVYRSLR